CTGCCAATCCATATTCTCCATATGCATTATCCTAAAGCATCGTTATTTGCTTTATTAATCTTTCGATATCGCTTCCAAAATTTTtccttaatatatttatatattcgcgTATGCGAATATCTTCCAGATAAATTTATGGctgggaaaaaaattaaattattaattaatctcttaatttaacattattatatatatatactttaaatatatatatatatatatatctaaaaacttACTTGATCAAGTTGtcccaaagtttttttttacaacgtcTTTTTAGCAATCATAGTCTTTACTGTGTGCACACTGGGCACATATTGCATGGAATTAGCACGAACATAGGCTGTCTGCAATTCGAACAATACTTGCCATCTAGCCTACCGAACGCGTCAGTTACATGCTTGCGAAAGGCGTGCATTATTTGGAAATCTGTGTCTGCTATTCGCATTATACACTCGGCACATGCTGAATAAGTGCCttctattgtataataaaaatatattgcacaaTGTTTTGTACGCCCGATTGTCGCATTTACTTCTGCATGTGTTAGGTGTTTCTCGAGAGTATCGTTAAATTCTTCATTGTAATCACTAGCATAATTGCTGTCCTCGGATATTACGCCTTCTTCATCCTCATCGTCCATCACATCCTCAAAGTTAACATCTATAATGTCGTCAGCATCGTCCACGATGACATCTTCCTCGTTATTTTGAACAATAGCCACAATGTCTACCACATTATTCGCATTATCCACGTCGTCCTCGATATCTACCACCATTGCATCGTTCGCGATATCAATTACTTCCGCGTTATTCAGAGCCATTTTTGAGAATTACTTCGATTCTTTGCGTCAAACACTGACTGTAGCCCTATGCGCTTTCTAAGCAGTTATATTTTGTCTATATCCCTTGACCTAAACGTGAGGATATGGttttttacatgaattttTCGGTCAAGAGTAATACGTTAAAGCAGTTTACGTTCGAGCCAGATCTGATGAAAAAAACCGATAACAGTGTTGTACACATTTTTGTACTATGCACCTTAGGTAGACGTTTCTAAAAGTTGTAATTCAACGCTATACCTTTTGTACCTAAACGCAGCCGAAATATCGGCGcgaagaaattgtttatatttataaacattaataataataagaataaacatcttaataaaatatgagataataaaacatatatatatatatatatatatatatatatatatatatatatatatgtcacaTACATGTTTGATGCATACCGGATACTATTGCAATGAATGAGGATTGAGAACgcacgagagaaaaaaaaagttacagat
This DNA window, taken from Monomorium pharaonis isolate MP-MQ-018 chromosome 6, ASM1337386v2, whole genome shotgun sequence, encodes the following:
- the LOC118646288 gene encoding uncharacterized protein LOC118646288, translated to MALNNAEVIDIANDAMVVDIEDDVDNANNVVDIVAIVQNNEEDVIVDDADDIIDVNFEDVMDDEDEEGVISEDSNYASDYNEEFNDTLEKHLTHAEVNATIGRTKHCAIYFYYTIEGTYSACAECIMRIADTDFQIMHAFRKHVTDAFGRLDGKYCSNCRQPMFVLIPCNMCPVCTQ